A region of Betaproteobacteria bacterium DNA encodes the following proteins:
- the ubiG gene encoding bifunctional 2-polyprenyl-6-hydroxyphenol methylase/3-demethylubiquinol 3-O-methyltransferase UbiG — MSNVDPAEIQKFSALAHRWWDPKSEFRPLHEMNPVRTDYIDSRAGLAGKTVLDVGCGGGILCEGMAARGATVTGIDLADKPLKVAQLHLYESGHKVEYLKISAEDMARERPHAFDVVTCCEMLEHVPDPARTVRACRDALKPGGHAFFATLNRNAKSFLLAIVGAEYVLRLLPRGTHEYAKFIRPSELAGFCREAGLAVADITGMTYNPLTQTFALGRDTDVNYLLHAIAP, encoded by the coding sequence ATGTCGAACGTCGATCCGGCCGAGATCCAGAAATTCAGCGCCCTCGCCCACCGGTGGTGGGACCCGAAGAGCGAATTCCGCCCGCTCCACGAAATGAATCCCGTGCGCACCGATTACATCGACAGCCGCGCCGGACTCGCCGGGAAGACCGTGCTCGACGTCGGCTGCGGCGGCGGGATCCTGTGCGAAGGGATGGCGGCGCGTGGTGCCACCGTCACCGGCATCGACCTCGCCGACAAGCCGCTCAAGGTCGCCCAGCTGCACCTGTACGAAAGCGGGCACAAGGTCGAATACCTGAAGATCAGCGCAGAGGACATGGCGCGCGAACGCCCGCACGCGTTCGACGTCGTCACCTGCTGCGAGATGCTGGAGCACGTGCCCGACCCCGCGAGGACGGTGCGCGCGTGCCGCGACGCGCTCAAACCGGGCGGTCACGCCTTCTTCGCGACGCTGAACCGCAATGCGAAGTCGTTCCTGCTGGCGATCGTCGGCGCCGAGTACGTGCTGCGGCTGCTGCCGCGCGGCACGCACGAGTACGCCAAGTTCATCAGGCCGTCCGAACTCGCCGGCTTCTGCCGCGAAGCCGGCCTCGCCGTGGCGGACATCACCGGCATGACCTACAACCCGCTCACCCAAACCTTCGCGCTCGGGCGTGATACCGACGTCAACTACCTCCTGCACGCCATCGCACCATGA
- a CDS encoding TRZ/ATZ family hydrolase gives MSATAAPVTAIEARWVLPVEPAGCVLPEHTVLVSEGVIRDILPTAAARTQMPAAERIALADHLLLPGLVNLHTHAAMTLMRGLADDLPLMEWLTAHIWPAERAHASESFVEDGTLIACAEMLRGGVTCFNDMYFYPEAAARAALQAGMRAALGMIVIDFPTAYASDPQDYLAKGLATRDAFRHEPLLTFCMAPHAPYTVADRSLAQVLTLSEQLAVPIHLHLHETEGEIAQDQAKHGVRPLARLHALGMLSPNLIAVHAIHLQGSEIELLAAHGCHVAHCPSSNLKLASGFAPVAEYLDAGINVGLGTDGAASNNRLDLMQEMRLAALLGKAVRGRADALPAHAAVRMATLAGATALGLERRVGSIVAGKEADLTAVNLATLPMSPCFDPVSHLVYCAGRQDVTDVWIAGRRVLQAGHLTTLNEQELLARALRWQERLQG, from the coding sequence GTGAGCGCGACAGCCGCCCCCGTCACCGCCATCGAAGCACGCTGGGTATTGCCCGTCGAGCCGGCAGGGTGCGTGTTGCCCGAGCACACCGTGCTCGTCTCCGAGGGCGTGATCCGCGACATCCTGCCGACTGCCGCGGCGAGAACACAGATGCCGGCAGCGGAACGGATCGCGTTGGCGGACCATCTGTTGCTGCCCGGCCTCGTCAACCTGCACACCCACGCGGCGATGACGCTGATGCGCGGGCTTGCCGACGATCTGCCGCTGATGGAGTGGCTGACGGCGCACATCTGGCCGGCCGAGCGCGCGCACGCGTCGGAGTCGTTCGTCGAGGACGGCACGCTGATCGCGTGTGCGGAGATGCTCCGCGGCGGCGTGACCTGCTTCAACGACATGTATTTCTACCCGGAAGCGGCGGCGCGCGCGGCTCTTCAGGCCGGCATGCGTGCGGCGCTCGGCATGATCGTCATCGACTTTCCGACCGCGTATGCGTCCGACCCGCAGGACTATCTCGCCAAGGGGCTCGCGACGCGCGATGCGTTCAGGCACGAACCGCTGCTCACCTTCTGCATGGCGCCGCACGCGCCGTACACCGTGGCCGACCGCAGTCTGGCGCAGGTGCTCACGCTGTCCGAGCAGCTGGCGGTGCCGATTCACCTGCATTTGCACGAAACCGAAGGCGAAATCGCGCAGGATCAGGCGAAACACGGCGTGCGCCCGCTCGCGCGCCTGCACGCGCTCGGCATGCTGAGCCCGAACCTGATCGCCGTGCACGCCATCCACCTGCAGGGATCGGAGATCGAGCTCCTGGCCGCGCACGGCTGTCACGTCGCCCACTGTCCGTCGTCCAACCTCAAGCTCGCGAGCGGCTTCGCACCGGTGGCGGAGTATCTCGACGCCGGCATCAACGTCGGGCTCGGCACTGACGGTGCCGCCAGCAACAATCGGCTCGACCTCATGCAGGAGATGCGGCTCGCTGCGCTGCTCGGCAAAGCCGTGCGTGGACGCGCCGACGCACTGCCCGCGCACGCCGCCGTGCGCATGGCCACGCTGGCAGGAGCGACCGCGCTCGGGCTCGAGCGGCGGGTGGGCTCGATCGTGGCCGGCAAGGAAGCCGACCTTACGGCGGTGAACCTCGCCACCCTGCCGATGTCGCCGTGCTTCGATCCGGTGTCGCACTTGGTCTACTGCGCCGGCCGCCAGGACGTGACCGACGTCTGGATCGCCGGGCGCCGCGTCCTGCAGGCCGGCCACCTCACCACCCTCAACGAACAGGAGCTGCTCGCCCGCGCGCTGCGCTGGCAGGAGCGGCTGCAGGGATAA